In one Staphylococcus lutrae genomic region, the following are encoded:
- a CDS encoding protein-export chaperone SecB, protein MENTDRFEVESDFSAKVAFGEEQAYIIMNCQIGNDDSQCPFIINIELTGIFDIEFEKEDERDMEQLKQLLSQNAVAILYPYIRSLVSDITSKANAFDTFIMPVANIAKAMKENNKIEILELE, encoded by the coding sequence TTGGAAAACACTGACAGATTTGAAGTTGAAAGTGACTTTTCTGCAAAAGTTGCTTTTGGAGAAGAGCAGGCATATATTATAATGAATTGTCAAATAGGTAACGATGATAGTCAGTGTCCGTTTATTATAAATATAGAGTTAACTGGTATATTTGATATTGAATTTGAAAAAGAAGATGAGCGGGACATGGAGCAACTAAAGCAACTACTTTCTCAAAATGCTGTTGCAATATTGTATCCTTATATACGTAGCTTAGTATCTGATATTACTTCAAAAGCTAATGCATTTGACACTTTCATTATGCCTGTAGCTAATATAGCTAAAGCTATGAAAGAGAATAATAAAATTGAAATTTTAGAGTTAGAATAG
- a CDS encoding ISL3 family transposase gives MYNDISEMIGIKVSNLKITECLGIQTFKNVQSLFYKGVLTYQPKGCECCGIKNEQHTVIKNGFRSTRVYMGLILERPSYLVLKKQHFYCKACGQTFTAKTPYIEPRCTISNDVKLMVTRKLATVISEKDIANSVLVSPSTVHRYLKDLGEAVKTQPSDILPQHLSFDEFKSTNDVDSSMSFIYCDSITHDIIDILPDRRKFKLEEYFLRFSRKQREGVKSVSIDMYPPYMSLIQSLFPNADIILDRFHIVQAVNREINHSRVKTMNSFKTKEKPKYNKLKRYWKLLLKSPIELDRVHYHSFRLFNTWHSQYSLVQFLLTFDEEFQLTYEAGHHILETLRSNNIEQLEEALQRSKSLNISNGLKRVINTLIKYIPYISNTIQNPHLTNGPIEGINNKIKLIKRVSYGYRNFYNFRNRILIISRLYVSEYKKRTKQQKIAT, from the coding sequence ATGTATAATGATATATCAGAAATGATTGGAATAAAAGTATCAAATTTAAAAATCACTGAATGTTTAGGTATTCAAACCTTCAAGAACGTTCAATCATTGTTTTATAAAGGGGTTTTAACTTATCAACCTAAAGGTTGTGAGTGTTGTGGTATCAAGAATGAGCAACACACAGTTATTAAAAATGGCTTTCGCAGTACAAGAGTGTATATGGGGCTTATTCTTGAAAGGCCTAGTTATCTTGTGTTAAAAAAGCAACACTTCTATTGTAAAGCTTGTGGTCAAACTTTTACGGCTAAAACACCATATATAGAACCGCGTTGTACAATTTCTAATGACGTAAAACTAATGGTGACGAGAAAGCTCGCCACTGTCATATCTGAAAAAGATATAGCGAATAGTGTTTTAGTTTCACCTTCAACTGTTCATCGGTATTTGAAAGACCTAGGGGAAGCAGTAAAAACACAACCTAGTGATATATTGCCCCAACATTTATCCTTTGATGAATTTAAGTCAACTAATGATGTCGACAGCTCTATGAGCTTTATATACTGTGATAGTATCACGCATGATATTATTGATATCTTGCCAGATCGACGTAAGTTCAAGTTGGAAGAATACTTTTTAAGATTCTCAAGAAAGCAGCGTGAAGGAGTTAAAAGTGTTTCTATTGATATGTATCCACCATACATGTCGCTAATTCAATCATTATTTCCCAATGCAGATATTATCTTAGACCGTTTTCATATTGTTCAAGCGGTTAACCGTGAAATCAATCACAGTCGCGTTAAAACAATGAATAGTTTTAAGACTAAAGAAAAACCCAAGTACAATAAATTAAAACGGTATTGGAAGCTTTTATTAAAATCTCCAATTGAATTAGACAGAGTCCATTATCACTCGTTCAGACTTTTTAATACATGGCATAGTCAGTATAGTTTAGTACAATTCTTGTTAACTTTTGATGAAGAATTCCAATTAACGTATGAAGCAGGACATCATATTCTAGAAACCCTAAGATCAAATAACATTGAACAATTAGAGGAAGCATTACAACGTTCGAAGAGTTTAAATATTTCAAATGGACTCAAACGTGTTATTAACACACTCATAAAATATATACCTTATATTTCAAATACGATTCAAAATCCTCATTTGACCAATGGTCCAATTGAAGGTATTAACAATAAAATAAAGCTTATTAAGCGTGTCTCTTATGGTTATAGAAATTTTTATAACTTTAGAAATAGGATTTTAATTATTTCAAGGTTATACGTAAGTGAATATAAAAAACGTACTAAGCAACAAAAAATTGCCACTTAG